In Botrytis cinerea B05.10 chromosome 6, complete sequence, the following proteins share a genomic window:
- the Bcnqo1 gene encoding Bcnqo1 — translation MAPKVAIVFYSMYGHIQKLAEAEQAGLKKAGIEADLFQVPETLPQEVLTKMHAPAKSNIPVIDPSTLANYDAFLFGIPTRYGNFPAQWKAFWDATGSQWQTGGYWGKFAGIFVSTGTPGGGQESTVIASLSTLAHHGIIYVPLGYAKSFAQLANLEEVRGGSPWGAGSFAGADGSRSPSALELELATIQGEEFGKTISKVNFA, via the exons ATGGCTCCTAAAGTAGCTATTGTTTTC TACTCCATGTATGGCCACATCCAAAAGCTTGCCGAGGCCGAACAAGCAGGTCTCAAAAAAGCCGGAATTGAAGCCGATCTCTTCCA AGTTCCAGAGACTCTTCCTCAAGAGGTCTTGACTAAGATGCACGCTCCCGCCAAATCCAACATTCCAGTTATCGACCCAAGCACTCTTGCGAACTAT GACGCATTCCTCTTCGGTATCCCAACCAGATATGGTAACTTCCCCGCCCAGTGGAAAGCCTTCTGGGACGCTACCGGAAGCCAATGGCAAACCGGAGGCTACTGGGGAAAATTCGCCGGAATCTTCGTTTCCACCGGTACTCCAGGTGGCGGACAAGAAAGCACCGTTATTGCTTCTCTCTCAACATTAGCTCATCACGGCATCATCTATGTTCCATTGGGTTATGCAAAGTCGTTCGCACAACTCGCAAATTTGGAAGAGGTTAGAGGTGGCTCCCCATGGGGTGCGGGTTCTTTCGCT GGCGCCGATGGATCTCGATCACCCTCTGCACTCGAGTTAGAACTTGCTACCATTCAAGGTGAGGAGTTTGGAAAGACCATCAGCAAAGTCAACTTCGCGTGA
- the Bcsnt2 gene encoding Bcsnt2 encodes MTKEINAGTSVEASSKTLPPQESNAVENVSAANDSPAVNEMEIVPESKASTAAPGKGLEKELLALRDFESQPMTATNSTSSNRSNKDAGANGVGGAAYGTRSRNRTGTSRINYAEDKEMDVDIEIAAAMKEGRKAARVNDSRPSTSADNAPPTTTAKKTTVPEPEPVATSQNNNKEPIPGTSTFSANPSVPTSQNSKKKKPPAQTAASAAASSLQNVAQNGPSVHTYAPRVSMAMHDSNMLSFDDCGARLKDDKLVADDGTVLSANDHVYLVCEPPGEPYYLGRIMEFLHINNNVKEPIDALRLNWYYRPKEIGKKVSDTRQVFASMHSDISPLTALRGKCQIKHKAEVEKLDVLRMTKDSFWYDKLYDRYIHRYYDVIPVFQVINVPVSVKKVLDERWKYIIVEVGRGKEFTSAVKTCKRCSRYSASNDSVDCAVCLNTYHMSCVNPPLLKKPSRGFAWACGPCSKAQEKKLEARNTPNITDGIVEVDDDEMNEDEDDLPTAVGDALDTNGNTSSGSQDVEMSIHPGTAEQVHQASLWLFRYLGIHCKVEDALDYDDRIYPRASSRIGNRHQANVTAWHGRPVEYVKAIEIKKKYVKGGSSSHRKDAKLSKETMAALEADKIAREKRPIWVMDEPNGYINRGEDASNDDPKNTATLQFKIPEVGEVSSDAERGTDDSASHLDVPAYEQLVNDYMIRAKTMAKPLGLPELSTNLLDVALQLLYSNKFDVDKALDALSKTDKKTFKEPEPSPAELKKFEDGVNKFGSEWLSIKRHVKTMSPADVVRFYYTWKKTDRGKQIWGNYSGRKGKKEAKKAEAALGKLQDDIADEHDDSAFDNEKVLQKKKGFQCKFCSVRSSQRWRRAPNTPVGATVPENSNSKGAAKERGNQLVLALCQRCAELWRRYAIQYEDVDEVAKKMAATGGRASKRKMDEEYLRELKAANEGFGQIDALPTTAPVSTSSTPAPAPPVPTASEPPKKKVKTNSDNKEASDSALESSNIVAPAQPKKKPIVEKPPPPPPPPPEVPKPKLLPCAVCAQLEPLGDQHLSCKDCRMAVHRNCYGVVDNRSPSKWTCDMCQNDKDPKVSIQYKCMLCPIESTEHDFVEPPRASHKKKSEKERERDRVERENAQKSADYFRKKQEEYNKPVNPREPLKRTANNNWVHVTCAVFTPEVKFGDAKALVPSEGIPSIPSSRYDEVCKACKKKGGACVNCHSCRAPVHVECAHQNGYILGFDIAPVKGSRRDQHNVVNINGENGAMSAAVWCKEHVPTKTIVHRMHDIVDETGLNALQLYVQNFKQADLALTGTVRKANLVNQSTRAASSVNIPISQNRRTSTGAPISTPTTNRRASLALVKVEDSPVSTSLSVRDTERTCATCSVDISPKWWPMIETTVATSSPAAPLNAILDHDPTKSESPGLANGHLPSAPTGERSGAHVALAAAALDQNTKKPALPTEFQCHQCHWKKIRKQPTPIPTPPPMPIVMASDREVSRPPAPLPIPTSTPIIANIPPPELERNHTPHQYPWPPQPPSYPSNTPYNNWLRQSPVPTNVAAIHQVNGNHSPRMPGGAPQLGGPPHNRQPVQGLQPSPHQNGRLPNGYPPSPHRIPGPPPMHMQNGSYGSYVSNRPPPHHLTNGGPPPRAPEHPFSQHGAPMHSRPYGAPHGPPHGPPHGSPQLNRQLNGLPPPPNGLPPLNGVRPNNNQVNGGASASPSLANLLS; translated from the exons ATGACCAAAGAAATTAATGCTGGCACCAGCGTCGAAGCCTCATCCAAAACCCTCCCCCCACAAGAGAGCAATGCGGTTGAGAATGTATCCGCTGCCAACGACTCGCCGGCTGTaaatgagatggaaattgtGCCTGAAAGTAAGGCTTCGACTGCTGCGCCTGGGAAAGGATTGGAGAAGGAATTATTAGCTCTTCGCGATTTCGAATCTCAGCCTATGACCGCGACCaattcaacatcttccaaTCGATCGAATAAGGATGCTGGGGCCAACGGTGTCGGTGGTGCCGCTTACGGCACTCGATCGCGCAATCGAACCGGTACATCAAGAATCAATTATGCAGAGGACAAGGAGATGGACGtggatattgaaattgcagCGGCCATGAAAGAGGGGCGCAAGGCCGCTCGGGTCAATGACTCTCGCCCTTCAACGTCTGCGGACAATGCGCCACCGACAACTACTGCAAAGAAGACAACCGTTCCAGAACCAGAGCCTGTTGCAACGTCACAAAACAATAACAAGGAACCTATCCCTGGTACCTCTACGTTCTCTGCAAACCCATCGGTACCAACgtctcaaaattctaagaaaaagaaacctcCTGCCCAAACGGCGGCAAGTGCAGCTGCATCTTCGTTACAAAATGTCGCACAAAATGGTCCGTCAGTACATACATATGCTCCTAGAGTCAGCATGGCTATGCATGACTCTAACATGTTGAGCTTCGATGACTGTGGAGCACGTTTAAAGGACGATAAACTTGTAGCGGATGATGGCACTGTTCTATCAGCCAATG ATCACGTGTATCTTGTCTGTGAACCTCCCGGTGAACCATACTATCTTGGTCGGATTATGGAATTCTTACACATCAATAATAACGTCAAGGAGCCCATTGACGCACTACGACTCAACTGGTATTACCGACccaaagaaattggaaagaaggTTAGCGATACGCGTCAAGTGTTCGCTTCCATGCACTCCGATATTAGCCCTCTCACAGCTTTACGTGGAAAATGTCAGATCAAGCACAAGGCCGAAGTCGAGAAGCTCGATGTCTTGAGAATGACGAAGGATAGCTTCTGGTACGATAAATTGTACGATCGTTACATTCATCGATATTACGATGTTATACCCGTTTTTCAGGTCATAAATGTACCCGTTTCAGTCAAGAAAGTCCTTGATGAAAGGtggaaatatattattgtgGAGGTGGGGCGTGGCAAGGAGTTTACCAGCGCTGTGAAAACCTGTAAACGTTGCAGCAGATACAGTGCAAG CAACGATTCTGTTGACTGTGCGGTTTGTTTGAACACCTACCACATGAGCTGTGTGAATCCGccattgttgaagaaacCCTCGCGCGGCTTCGCTTGGGCTTGTGGACCTTGCAGCAAGgcccaagaaaagaaactcgaGGCTCGCAACACCCCTAATATTACAGATGGAATCGTTGAAGTTGACGACGATGAAATgaacgaagacgaagatgatttgCCTACTGCAGTAGGTGATGCGCTTGATACGAACGGGAACACCTCATCAGGCTCCCAGGACGTCGAAATGTCTATTCATCCAGGCACAGCGGAACAGGTTCATCAAGCGAGCCTTTGGCTCTTTCGGTACTTGGGTATACACTGCAAGGTTGAAGATGCACTGGATTATGACGATCGTATCTATCCAAGGGCTAGCTCTCGGATTGGGAATCGCCATCAAGCCAATGTTACAGCTTGGCATGGTAGACCTGTGGAGTATGTCAAGGCCatagaaataaagaagaaatacGTCAAGGGAGGAAGCAGTAGCCACAGAAAGGATGCAAAGCTATCGAAAGAAACTATGGCCGCACTAGAAGCCGACAAAATTGCTCGAGAAAAACGTCCAATTTGGGTAATGGACGAGCCGAATGGCTATATCAATCGGGGTGAGGATGCAAGTAACGATGATCCCAAAAATACGGCGACGTTGCAGTTCAAAATTCCAGAAGTGGGCGAAGTTTCTAGCGATGCTGAACGGGGAACGGATGACAGTGCTTCACACTTGGATGTTCCTGCGTATGAGCAATTGGTCAATGATTACATGATTCGTGCAAAAACAATGGCGAAGCCGTTAGGCCTGCCTGAATTGTCAACTAATCTGCTGGATGTAGCCCTACAATTACTCTATTCAAACAAATTTGATGTAGACAAAGCACTTGATGCACTCTCGAAAACCGACAAGAAGACATTCAAGGAGCCAGAACCAAGTCCCGCCGAACTTAAAAAATTCGAGGACGGCGTTAACAAGTTTGGGTCTGAGTGGCTTAGCATTAAAAGGCATGTAAAGACAATGAGCCCTGCCGATGTCGTACGTTTTTACTATACATGGAAAAAGACGGATAGAGGAAAGCAGATTTGGGGTAATTATTCAGGACGAAAAGGCAAAAAGGAGGCCAAAAAGGCAGAGGCAGCCTTGGGAAAGTTACAGGATGACATTGCCGATGAACACGACGATTCAGCTTTTGACAACGAGAAAGTTTtgcagaaaaagaagggatTCCAATGTAAATTTTGTTCCGTAAGAAGCTCGCAGAGATGGAGACGAGCTCCCAACACCCCTGTGGGCGCTACTGTCCCCGAAAACTCCAATAGCAAAGGAGCCGCAAAGGAGAGAGGCAACCAGCTTGTGTTGGCATTATGTCAAAGATGTGCAGAACTTTGGCGCCGTTATGCGATACAGtatgaagatgttgatgaagtAGCCAAGAAGATGGCGGCCACAGGAGGACGAGCTTCTAAACGGaaaatggatgaagaatacCTTAGAGAACTCAAGGCTGCAAACGAAGGGTTTGGACAAATAGATGCTCTCCCCACTACAGCACCTGTCTCGACTTCTAGCACACCTGCACCTGCACCTCCAGTGCCAACAGCGTCAGAACCGCCCAAGAAGAAAGTTAAAACCAATTCAGATAATAAAGAAGCTTCTGATTCTGCGCTTGAAAGTAGTAATATAGTAGCGCCTGCGCagccaaagaagaagccaaTAGTAGAGaaacctcctcctcctccgcctCCGCCTCCAGAAGTCCCCAAGCCGAAACTTCTTCCATGTGCTGTTTGCGCCCAATTGGAACCATTGGGAGATCAGCACCTTTCCTGCAAAGATTGCAGGATGGCCGTGCATCGAAATTGTTATGGCGTTGTCGATAACCGAAGCCCCAGCAAATGGACCTGTGACATGTGCCAGAACGATAAAGATCCCAAGGTATCAATT CAATACAAATGCATGCTTTGCCCGATAGAGTCTACAGAGCACGATTTTGTGGAACCGCCCAGGGCTTCTCATAAGAAGAAGTCTGAAAAGGAGCGTGAGCGAGATCGCgtggagagagaaaatgcaCAGAAATCTGCAGACTACTTTCGAAAGAAGCAGGAAGAATACAACAAGCCTGTCAATCCACGGGAGCCATTGAAGCGCACAGCCAATAACAATTGGGTACACGTCACCTGTGCTGTATTTACACCCGAAGTGAAGTTCGGAGACGCGAAAGCCCTCGTTCCATCTGAAGGAATCCCATCGATTCCTTCGAGTAGGTATGACGAAGTTTGCAAAGCATGCAAGAAGAAAGGTGGTGCCTGTGTAAATTGCCATTCATGTCGAGCACCAG TGCACGTAGAATGTGCGCACCAAAATGGGTATATTCTAGGTTTTGATATCGCCCCCGTAAAGGGTTCTCGCCGCGACCAACACAACGTTGTGAATATTAATGGTGAAAATGGCGCCATGTCTGCTGCTGTCTGGTGCAAAGAACATGTACCGACCAAGACTATTGTCCATCGTATGCACGACATCGTTGACGAAACGGGCCTCAATGCTTTACAACTCTATGTACAGAATTTTAAGCAGGCAGACTTGGCACTGACTGGCACAGTTCGTAAAGCGAACCTCGTCAACCAATCTACCAGAGCCGCCAGTTCTGTCAATATCCCAATATCCCAAAATCGTCGCACATCTACAGGGGCTCCTATATCGACTCCTACAACAAATAGACGTGCTTCTTTAGCATTGGTCAAAGTTGAGGATTCACCAGTGAGCACTTCACTTTCTGTGCGTGATACAGAGAGAACGTGTGCCACTTGTAGTGTTGACATCAGCCCTAAATGGTGGCCGATGATTGAGACTACTGTTGCAACAAGCAGCCCTGCAGCCCCCTTAAATGCCATACTGGATCACGATCCTACTAAATCGGAGAGCCCTGGACTCGCCAATGGCCACTTGCCTAGTGCCCCAACAGGTGAAAGAAGTGGAGCTCATGTTGCACTCGCAGCCGCAGCCTTGGATCAAAATACCAAAAAGCCGGCTCTACCTACGGAATTTCAGTGCCATCAGTGTCATTGGAAGAAAATTCGAAAGCAACCTACGCCAATACCGACGCCTCCACCCATGCCTATAGTCATGGCAAGCGATCGTGAGGTTTCTAGACCTCCCGCACCCCTCCCTATTCCGACTTCTACGCCTATCATTGCGAACATTCCTCCGCCAGAGCTTGAGCGCAATCATACGCCGCATCAATATCCATGGCCGCCCCAACCTCCATCGTATCCTTCCAATACTCCATACAACAACTGGCTTCGTCAATCCCCAGTTCCAACGAATGTCGCTGCCATACATCAAGTTAATGGCAATCATTCACCAAGGATGCCTGGAGGTGCGCCACAATTGGGAGGGCCACCTCATAATCGTCAGCCCGTGCAAGGTCTACAGCCATCCCCTCATCAAAATGGACGTTTGCCCAACGGTTATCCGCCCTCTCCTCATCGAATCCCTGGACCTCCGCCCATGCATATGCAAAATGGAAGTTACGGATCATATGTTTCTAATAGACCCCCTCCTCATCATTTGACGAATGGAGGACCGCCTCCTCGTGCCCCGGAACACCCTTTCTCGCAACACGGTGCGCCTATGCATTCTCGTCCGTATGGTGCACCACATGGACCACCACACGGACCACCACACGGTAGTCCACAGCTCAACCGGCAATTGAATGGACTACCTCCCCCACCCAATGGTCTTCCTCCGTTAAATGGTGTGAGGCCAAATAACAATCAGGTCAATGGGGGAGCAAGCGCGAGTCCATCACTAGCAAATTTACTCTCTTGA